In the Zingiber officinale cultivar Zhangliang chromosome 5A, Zo_v1.1, whole genome shotgun sequence genome, TTACGGTAGCTAAGGATCCTATCCTGCTAGAAATTCATCCTAATCTGCACTACAAACACAAGAATCCAATCCATACAAAACAAATAACAAGCATCAACGGCCCCGAACATTGGCGACTAACGGAGCCCTTCAGTCAAAAGCACAGGAACAACAAAGAAAGATATCGTCAACGCCAAAGGAGGGAAACAGTACGAACCTGCACAAACGCGACGACCGCGACAGCCCCATCCACAGCGGAGAGCACCGCACCCGCCACCTCGACTTCTTTCGGCAGGCATCTCATCGCTGCCTCTCCCTCTCTCCGCATCGAGATGCCAGCGGCGGAAAACCGATCAAGGGGGAGGGGGAAGGAGTCACAGGCAGCCACTCGCTTCCTCCACAGTGCCGGCCACCCAGACACAATCGCAACCACGTACTAAGCGACAACCGCCGGAGATGGAGGCGGAGGAGAGGAAGAGCGGCGGAGGCGGAAGCGATTAACCGGAGCCCCAACACGCGGTGCGTAGGTGGATGGAGAGAAACGAAGGTGATGTCTTAACGCCACTGGATGTAATTAACTTTTATACCCGCAAAAAACCTGGCATATAAGTGGAGGGAACAGTTTACAGGGAGGCCCACCCGCATTGAACCCGTGGAGACGAAGGTATACTTCGCGGTGAGAAAATTAAGAGTATGAAAGTACGTCATCAGTAAAAAGGACGTGGATCCTTTTGACCCACCTAAGAAGTGCTGGTTGACTGGAAGGCGTTCGGTCCTACGCCGGTGGGCTTTGGGATTCACTCACCGCATATAAATTTTATtgcgaaaaattaaaaattctgcaATCTTGCAAGTGATGGAGTTTTAATTACTTTGAAttattttaggtataaaaaaattaagtgatatccaaattaaatttttatagaatttataaaattcatgtagtatttaaatttaactttttaaaactctatgtaaattttttttatctcaaatttcaatagatttccataaattcttttaaaaattatataaattttaatcaataaaagtTCTCTAAAATAAtttgtataattttaaaaataaaataaaaagtcttctcctCATCCTTTAGATTTCTATAGACTTCAAATCGCctttaattttttacaaataaatCATTTTTCTTTCCGCTCCTCCATTTTAATTATTTCTTTGATCTTAAAAGTCCTGTCCTTGTACAAACTCTCGATGGCCTACATCAATCATTCAGCATGCATTTCATACGAAGCTGAGAGACTACTTATAAGTAAATTGAAGTCGAAGTCGATTTGGACGGCGGAGTTGTGCGTAGAGGGAAGAAgtaagttttaatataaaatatatattaataaattaaattaattcttaatttaattaatagataatttaataaagtctaataaaattcgacctaaaatattctataaaatttattaaattttagaattttctaaataaattttatatatttatatttatttattttaataatattattactaatcaaattaataataataatattaattttaatactCATCAAATGtatcaatttaatattttattaaaaatttgatcACATTTAAAGGTTGACAGCCTTTCAGATTAATTTAGaccaaaattataattaaaaatattaaaagttattataatattaatagatttaaaattatattattcaaGGTTTTTTTTAAGTGAAACCTTATCTTCTCTTTATTTTTAgccaaaataagataaaattatataaaattaaaaaagttttttatGGACAAGTttactatttattattttattaaaaaataaatttaattagatattttaaattttatttaaaaataaatatcttgCAAGATTATGATACATTTTTCTAAGATTGAATACACTTCCTTAAATTCataaatttaagtaaaatttataaatacttgtaaaagtttttaaaaaaaatataaaactacATGGAATTCTTTTCACGGCTAAATGATATTATATAAAAGTCAATAAAAATTTATAACTCcataaaatttatcattaaaaaaatcaataaaaatcatTCAATGACAtctcataaataaataaataaataaatagcttCATCGAAAAGTCGTATCCAAAGTAAATATGTAGGTGAGTAAAAGATTAATTTATTTGGGTAAAtctagaatttaaattttaaaaatcaattaaatcGAACCGTATCAAAATAACACAACATCAGTTAGTAACTGTGcaactaggggtgtaaatgagttaAGCCGCTCGTGagttattcgaaactcgattcgataaaaattcattcgttaagataaacaactcaagctcaagtttcacaatattcggctcgttagctcatgaacatgttcgttaaattcatgaatcaacttttaaataaaaaatgataattttcatattaaatttataaattttacactctacttatgaaaaacatagacaaatatattaaatttatttattagaataaaattataaattttaacaagaatattataatatttttaaaatatataatttaatttttaatgaatatttaaatttataatatatatttattaagttaGTTTAGGTttgataaaagttcgaataagctcgtgagacatgaatatattcattaaataaaatttgagCTTATCTCaattataaatgagtcaaactcaaacatctaAAAATTTGACTTGACTCGATTACACTCCTAAGTGCAACCAAAGAAATTAAAAAGGCTATTGATTCATTGCAGCAGAAAGACTATTGAGTAAAAGTAAAATAACGGATGCAATTCGAAAGTTTAGTTCGGTTTTTtgttattttaattatttctatttatttgattcaatttaaaaaattaaaattcaatttatattttaaattttacagtATTTTACCGAATTATTGATTAATTTCTGAAATTATTAAATCACAtatatagttttaaaattatccaattagataaatatttttaattttattcttaccAGTCAACTAATATTTTGAAAAGTCAAATCCACTTATCTAAATTTAATCAAATCACtaaactaatttatttttttaatgaaaattaattttaaataaaattgattgataGACGAGTACATAAAATTATAATCATGCCCTCcacatatatttaaaaattttaattcatgttaaaaaaatatataactatGGACTAAACAATATCATATTGACATAAAATTAGATcatatttatttgattaattatcctaattatattcatatttaaaaaattattattctcaacctatttaaattaacattaaaaattatggatataACTAacctataaaaattaatttaatgtcAATCCCTAATAGTTactgatttaattaaaattctaacATTTTGAGATATAGtcacaataattttaaaattatcccataatttaataattctaaaaacttgttaattttttttaaaaaaacaattaaatcaaataacATTGTAATCAAACTAATATTACTAAATCAAAATCAATTAAATCAAATAGTAATATAATCAATGATATTGCTACATCaacgattaaaaaaaataaaatgcaattAATGGCATGATTACAAAGCTCGAGCTCATCACCTCTAAGGTAAGGATTTACAAGAACTAAGTGAAAAACAACTAATATTTTGAAAAGTCAAATCGATTTATCTCAATTTAATCAAATCActagattaatttattttttaatcaaaattaattttaaataaatttgattgatAGACAAAATGGgtacataaaattaatttttatatattcatATATCTCCTCATGCCCTCcacatatatttaaaaattttaattcatatttaaaaaatataactaTGGACTAAACAATATCATATTGACATGAAATTAGATCATATTTATTTAActaattctcctaattatattcatatttaaaaaattattattctcaatatatttaattatattttaggcAAAACTAAATGTAATTAAAATTCTAATATTTTGAGATATAGtcacaataattttaaaattatcctaCATAatttaataattctaaaaaagTTCATCACCTCAAGGTAAGGATTTACAAGAACTAAGTGAAAAACAACTACCAAACTCCAAAATTAATCAATAGAAACCCAAACACCTTTAATTAGTTCTATCTATGATTCTGTTGTAGTTAAATCGAACAAATACTTATAGAAAGAAAATTCTTTTAAGTAGATTAATTATTTGAGGGTTGACAATTAATGTTAATTGTGACACAAAAAAATAATTGAGTTAATAACAAGTTAaatgagattaaaaaaaaagactAAGCAAACACaacaaataaacagaacaaaGATGAATGAGCAAATGCATATAGAAGTGGCAAAGTTACCTCTTATAAAACCAAACCACAATCCATCAAATTTAACTTGCAAAATAACTACCAAAATCACACTGAAATTTCTCAAGCAGTTCTTGATGTATGATGTTCATCATCTGAGGAGAAAATTGATACTGGAAAGACCTACTACAAGACTTTGAGAAGCCTCTGATGCCAATCATGCAAACAAGTTTGGCCTAGATGCCTTGAAGGTGGTTTTCAACTTCCTGCTCGACGGCCTGACCTTCTTGAACACCAGCGGGAACTTGATTTTGGAGTCATGGAACTGCTTGGTGCTCTCCCTCTTGCAGAGCTTGGCAGGTATGGTGGCAGTTTTAATTATCTGAATACCATGATACCTTACGCGATGACGAGAAGCCATCTCATCATACATTTGGTCGACTGCACCATTGAGAGTAGTATCGCGGTATTCCTTGTACATGTTGTGATAGCCTGTCCTGCTCTGATACCGCAACCATATGCCATAGTTCTTGATTTTAGTCGGCTTGCGCTCAAATATCTGCATGTAAAAGGTCATTT is a window encoding:
- the LOC121981594 gene encoding 60S ribosomal protein L18a isoform X1, with amino-acid sequence MVAFRFHQYQVVGRGLPTETDQHPKIYRMKLWATNDVRAKSKFWYFLRKLKKIKKSNGQVLAINEIFERKPTKIKNYGIWLRYQSRTGYHNMYKEYRDTTLNGAVDQMYDEMASRHRVRYHGIQIIKTATIPAKLCKRESTKQFHDSKIKFPLVFKKVRPSSRKLKTTFKASRPNLFA
- the LOC121981594 gene encoding 60S ribosomal protein L18a-2 isoform X2, whose protein sequence is MKLWATNDVRAKSKFWYFLRKLKKIKKSNGQVLAINEIFERKPTKIKNYGIWLRYQSRTGYHNMYKEYRDTTLNGAVDQMYDEMASRHRVRYHGIQIIKTATIPAKLCKRESTKQFHDSKIKFPLVFKKVRPSSRKLKTTFKASRPNLFA